A window of the Brassica oleracea var. oleracea cultivar TO1000 chromosome C1, BOL, whole genome shotgun sequence genome harbors these coding sequences:
- the LOC106298420 gene encoding F-box/LRR-repeat protein At2g29930-like: MASRKVVNTSVRDLISSLPDEVLGNILSLVPTKLAASTSVLSKRWKHSLSLVNILDFDDSMLLYPNKVTDLPRSCFFDFVDNTLALLVNSQVKKFTLKCRYNLDTSRVDRWIHTVLERGFLELHLTSDEDHCIDSEFFTSNTLVKLTLSHGFYLEEGGCLPNGSVFFPALKTLTLIATGYGADYMFDSLISGCPVLEELFLRYGDGPHGSDWIMVVSSQSIKRLTISSGYSKEKLDDYTSVLFETPSLLFLDYSGYVQEHYTVDFSSLLEARLDLRLWESPIEFNFDYENDVYDDGFGDVTILVAGLSNVKTLHLSPHSLEVLYSCCSSIPLFSNLTDLSFESDEKQGWQVLPLLLKNSPILETLVIKGLAHKVTDKCGDVCACILQKKEVGECCLWRCQVKVLEITGYGGSSKELKQMGHFLEKLKRLEIVKVGVQQENNNHGEYLRVTNGLMKLPRISSKC, translated from the exons ATGGCTTCCCGTAAAGTTGTTAATACGAGTGTTAGAGATTTAATCAGCAGTTTACCCGATGAAGTTCTTGGAAACATCTTGTCGTTGGTTCCGACAAAACTTGCTGCTTCCACGTCGGTTCTGTCCAAAAGATGGAAACATTCGCTTTCTCTGGTAAACATTCTTGATTTCGATGACTCAATGCTTCTCTATCCCAACAAAGTAACTGATCTTCCTCGTAGCTGCTTCTTTGATTTCGTCGACAATACTCTTGCTCTCTTAGTGAATTCCCAAGTCAAGAAATTCACTCTAAAATGTCGATACAACCTAGACACATCTCGTGTCGACCGTTGGATTCACACTGTTTTAGAGCGAGGCTTCTTGGAACTACACTTGACATCAGATGAAGATCACTGTATAGATTCTGAGTTCTTCACCAGCAACACACTGGTTAAGCTCACTCTTTCTCATGGATTCTATCTTGAAGAAGGAGGTTGTCTTCCTAATGGCTCTGTGTTTTTCCCAGCTCTCAAAACACTTACTCTCATTGCAACTGGTTATGGAGCTGATTACATGTTTGACTCGCTCATCTCTGGTTGTCCTGTTCTTGAGGAACTATTCTTACGTTATGGTGATGGACCCCACGGAAGTGACTGGATAATGGTTGTGTCGAGTCAATCTATCAAACGGCTGACCATTTCTAGCGGTTATTCTAAAGAGAAACTGGATGATTATACCAGCGTTTTGTTTGAGACACCGAGCCTTTTGTTCCTTGACTATTCTGGTTATGTCCAGGAACATTATACTGTTGATTTTAGTTCGCTTCTTGAAGCTAGACTGGATCTTCGATTATGGGAATCACCTATAGAATTTAATTTTGATTATGAGAATGATGTTTATGATGATGGTTTTGGTGATGTTACCATACTTGTTGCGGGGTTAAGCAATGTCAAGACTCTTCACTTGTCTCCTCATTCTCTTGAG GTGCTTTATTCATGTTGTAGTTCCATTCCCCTATTCAGCAACCTCACTGATTTATCATTTGAGAGCGACGAGAAACAAGGCTGGCAAGTTCTGCCACTCTTATTGAAGAATTCTCCGATTCTGGAAACTTTAGTCATTAAG GGTCTTGCGCACAAGGTGACAGATAAATGTGGGGACGTGTGTGCTTGCATCCTTCAGAAGAAGGAAGTAGGAGAATGTTGTTTATGGAGATGCCAAGTGAAGGTGCTAGAAATTACAGGGTATGGAGGAAGTAGTAAAGAACTGAAACAAATGGGGCATTTTTTGGAGAAACTTAAACGTCTTGAAATTGTTAAAGTTGGTGTTCAACAAGAGAACAACAATCACGGTGAGTATTTGAGAGTCACCAACGGTCTAATGAAGCTTCCCAGAATTTCATCCAAATGCTAA